The Comamonas sp. lk genome contains the following window.
TGGTGCAGCAGGCTCTCGCCAGCGGGCGTCAGCGTCACGCCGCGGCTGTGGCGGTACAGCAGGGCGGTATCGACGGTGGCTTCGAGATCGGACAGGCGCTTGCTCACGGCCGAGGCGGCGATGAACTCACGCTCGGCGGCGCGGCCTATGCTGCCCAGTTCGCAGACGGCAACAAACAGCTGCAGGGAGGTGAGGTCTATGCGCCGTGCAAAACTGCGCTCTGAATTCTTCATGGTGGGGCTTTAGTCTTCTCGTTTAGAGAAGTTGTGTGTATTTTTACCGATAAATTATCGTTTATCCATCTTCAAGCACGATGCCTTGCTGGGTAATGGGTCATGATTTTACGATGAGCTACCTGCTGTTTGGCGATGACTTGCTTGTGCTGCTGCGGCCGCGGTATCACCTTTAATTTCATAGCTGAAAGCGCTGGACCTGATTGAGTTGGTGCGGGATTTCAAGCCTGTTTCATGAGGCAGGGCACACAAAGCTGAAACAAGCTGTGAATCCTCGGTAAAGTGGTCTGCTGCCTTAGGCATATGCTGCAAAAATGTGAGTTATGACCGCTACCTTCCCTCCGCCGCCGGATCGCCCGGAATCCCTGGCCTGCCCTGCAGGCACCCAAGTGAACCCGCGCCAGGCCAAGCCTGCGGCCTGCTGGATGACGATCTCTCTGTCCTTGGTTCTGTCCCTGGGCTCTGTCGCTTTCATGCCGGCGCAGGCCAAGGGCAAGACGGCGGTCAATGCCAAGGCCAATGCTTCCAGTGCTTCCCGCTCATCGGCCAAACCTGCCGCCAAGCCCGGCAAGGCCGCAGCCAAACCGGTCGTCAAGCCTGGGGCACGGGATACCGCTGCGCAAGGCCATAGCCGCAAAGGCAAGCCGGCGCGCGGTAGCCGTGCCGCCGTGGCTGGCGCCGCTGCCGTAGGTGCAGCCGCAGCCGTGGCAGGTCCAACAGGCCTGGAGCAATGGACGCCCGCCAAACCTGCGAGCACGCCGAATGCCGCAGCGCCGGACGAGGCCAGAGACATCGCCGCCTTGCGCCAGGCCGTGGCCGCAGGCGACGCCAAGGCCCAGTACGCATTGGGTTCGCGCTATCGCTTTGGTAGAGGCCTGCCCCAGGATCTGTCGCAGACCGTGCAGCTATATCAAAAGTCGGCAGAGCAGGGCTTTGCGCCTGCCCAGTCGGATCTGGGCGTGTTGTATGCCAACGGGCGTGGCGTGGTGCGCAACGATGCGTTGGCTGCCCAGTGGTATGGCAAGGCAGCCCAGCAAGGCGATGGCATTGCCCAGAACAATCTGGGTCTGATGTATGCCGAAGGCCGCGGTGTGGCCAAGGATGAGGCGCGCGCCCTGGAGTGGTTTCAACGTTCGGCGGAAAGCGGTGAGGCCACGGGTCAGTACAGTCTGGGCGTGATGCTGTCTGGCGGCCGCGGCACCAAGGAAGATGGCAAGGCGGCGCTGCGCTGGTTCGAAAAAGCGGCGGAGCAAGGCCTGGTCGATGCCCAGTACAACGTGGGCATGATTTATGCCGAAGGCGTGGTTGTGCCCCAGGATCTGGGCCGTGCTGCGCAGTGGATGGAGAAAGCCGCCAAGCAGGGCAATGCCTCGGCACAGTCCACGCTGGGCTTTCTCTATGCCAACGGCCAGGGCGTGCCGCAGGATATGGGCCGTGCAGCCCAGTGGTTTGAGCGCTCGGCCAAGCAGGGCTATACGTTGGCCCAGTCCAATCTGGCGGCGGTCTATGCCAGCGGCCAGGGAGTGGAGAAGAGCGCGGAGCAGGCC
Protein-coding sequences here:
- a CDS encoding tetratricopeptide repeat protein, with product MTATFPPPPDRPESLACPAGTQVNPRQAKPAACWMTISLSLVLSLGSVAFMPAQAKGKTAVNAKANASSASRSSAKPAAKPGKAAAKPVVKPGARDTAAQGHSRKGKPARGSRAAVAGAAAVGAAAAVAGPTGLEQWTPAKPASTPNAAAPDEARDIAALRQAVAAGDAKAQYALGSRYRFGRGLPQDLSQTVQLYQKSAEQGFAPAQSDLGVLYANGRGVVRNDALAAQWYGKAAQQGDGIAQNNLGLMYAEGRGVAKDEARALEWFQRSAESGEATGQYSLGVMLSGGRGTKEDGKAALRWFEKAAEQGLVDAQYNVGMIYAEGVVVPQDLGRAAQWMEKAAKQGNASAQSTLGFLYANGQGVPQDMGRAAQWFERSAKQGYTLAQSNLAAVYASGQGVEKSAEQAYFWLLVAQLKDPSLQSRLQAAQQELKPVDRVRVQRKAQQWKPVKES